A window of Marispirochaeta aestuarii contains these coding sequences:
- a CDS encoding TRAP transporter large permease, giving the protein MIFDPAIVGILLFGGLILLIVLRIPVAYALALAVVPVLLVEPRLTPVMLLQRMLKSYDSFILLSVPFFIMAANVMNASGITNKLIRFSKALVGHLPGGLAHVNVVVSMFFAGISGSSTADAAGIGSVLIPAMIKEKYDRFFTVAVTACSSVMGVIIPPSIIMVVWGGVSNTSVAALFLAGFVPGVMVALSQMGLVHIFSIKRKYPKEHAMDWKELGLSFKAAILPGITPVIIIGGIVGGFVTPTEASLLAVAYALFLALFVYRTIKPGRVSGLLLETAKLGGLSLFAVGTASIYGWVLAYYRLPAYMVEAIGYITSSPTVMLFIIVGLFLIVGTFMDAIPAIVIMTPLLMPLAEHAGIHPLHYAISGIVALSFGLITPPYGLCLLISSEIGGINSMDAIKEVGIFLAIMLLVLSAIIVFPGLTMFLPRLFMPEFL; this is encoded by the coding sequence GTGATATTTGATCCAGCCATAGTCGGCATTCTGCTTTTTGGCGGTCTGATCCTGCTTATCGTATTACGAATTCCTGTTGCCTATGCCCTGGCCCTGGCGGTTGTGCCGGTTCTGCTCGTGGAACCCCGGCTGACTCCCGTAATGCTTTTGCAGCGGATGCTGAAGTCCTACGATTCCTTCATTCTTCTGTCGGTCCCCTTCTTTATCATGGCCGCAAATGTAATGAACGCCTCGGGAATTACCAACAAGCTGATCCGCTTTTCCAAGGCCCTGGTGGGGCATTTGCCCGGCGGGCTTGCCCATGTAAATGTTGTTGTCAGCATGTTCTTTGCCGGCATATCCGGATCTTCCACTGCGGATGCCGCCGGTATCGGATCGGTGCTGATCCCCGCCATGATAAAGGAAAAATACGACCGGTTCTTCACCGTTGCGGTTACCGCCTGTTCCAGCGTAATGGGGGTGATTATACCGCCCAGCATTATCATGGTTGTCTGGGGCGGCGTGTCCAACACCTCCGTGGCGGCCCTCTTTCTCGCAGGGTTCGTTCCGGGAGTTATGGTCGCCCTTTCTCAGATGGGACTGGTACACATCTTTTCCATCAAGAGAAAGTATCCCAAGGAACACGCCATGGACTGGAAGGAACTTGGGCTGAGTTTCAAGGCCGCCATACTGCCGGGTATTACTCCGGTTATAATCATCGGCGGTATAGTGGGCGGCTTTGTTACCCCCACGGAGGCTTCGCTGCTGGCGGTAGCCTACGCCCTGTTCCTGGCGCTGTTTGTCTATCGGACAATAAAACCGGGAAGGGTTTCCGGTCTGCTCCTTGAAACGGCAAAGCTTGGGGGCCTCTCTCTCTTCGCGGTGGGAACAGCATCAATTTACGGCTGGGTTCTGGCCTACTATCGCCTGCCCGCCTACATGGTGGAGGCCATCGGCTATATTACCAGCTCCCCAACGGTGATGCTCTTTATTATCGTCGGGCTCTTTCTTATTGTCGGAACCTTCATGGATGCAATTCCGGCCATCGTTATAATGACGCCCCTGCTGATGCCCCTGGCGGAGCACGCGGGCATCCATCCTCTGCATTACGCCATTTCCGGTATCGTGGCATTAAGTTTCGGGCTGATTACACCTCCCTACGGACTGTGTCTGCTGATATCCAGTGAAATCGGCGGAATAAACAGTATGGACGCAATCAAGGAGGTCGGGATCTTCCTGGCCATTATGCTTCTGGTACTCTCGGCAATTATCGTTTTCCCCGGATTGACGATGTTCCTGCCCCGATTGTTTATGCCGGAATTCCTGTAA